From a region of the Salminus brasiliensis chromosome 4, fSalBra1.hap2, whole genome shotgun sequence genome:
- the LOC140554082 gene encoding toll-like receptor 4, with translation MPAFCPNGGLFLYVLFIFVQHGIGEECTQINKDGCYSCEGRNLTYIPISLPPSVEILDFSFNFLPVLRRSVFPQLYQLQHLDLTRCHIHHIADDAFLNVKNITTLILTGNPVSYTGPHSLNSLQKLHRLVLVDTGLSSLNVQFNSLTKLQELNVGTNNIQSMALPPFMTHFKDFCLLDLHANNISILTVNDTNILREMSGNITLILSRNPILHIDPGAFRNIHLRELNIRSAFVSPDAQREGLKALSGLNVGKLIIGNYRLDKTTKTSDADLDGLCLINFEEIDSMHAGWSASEVQCIVNATKIIIEQSAIKALENVPFQRVKELLIIANYIPVTLELSHLHSLERLVAGQTNIILRGLNDLPKLQHVDLSKSRLQLHSSFRGAPNIRSLNLSENGQMYIGKNQFSGLSSLEVLDLHLTSLGGLTTQFELFKKLHYLQFLDISYSEITFRSTMSFGRLSSLKVLKMAGNYIQGDALSYLFENLTAVEILDISNCDIDNIAWKTFNNLQSLQQLLLNHNRLMVLDFVTHPNLKGLRLLEAHKNNIASIPLNILQNLPSNLSVLDLSFNPIDCSCSQIDFISWISSHQQILPQSNNILCKSLSHNSRQRTIDFDIESCIHIRRLTIVLSICAVVLLALASALAYRFQFYLRYGCILFKGYRAPRHHEFSYDAFVIYSSKDECWVLDELVENLENGIPPIHLCLHVRDFEAGKAITSNIIDEGIMGSRKSIVVVSKHFIESSWCRFEFEVAQSWLVTQGNPNIIIIILEDVEEEKTKKVFGLHKYLKKNTYLKWSTNPMSNMRFWIRLRKALMTRN, from the exons ATGCCTGCCTTTTGTCCGAATGGAGGCCTATTCCTCTACGTCCTTTTCATTTTTGTACAACATGGAATTGGAGAGGAGTGCACACAG ATTAATAAAGATGGATGCTATTCCTGTGAAGGAAGGAATCTCACTTACATACCTATCAGTTTACCTCCCTCTGTGGAGATACTGGACTTCAGTTTTAATTTCTTGCCCGTCTTAAGAAGGTCTGTATTCCCTCAGCTGTATCAGCTGCAACATCTAGATCTCACAAG ATGCCACATCCATCATATTGCTGATGATGCTTTCCTTAATGTGAAGAACATCACCACTCTAATTCTCACCGGAAACCCTGTCTCATATACCGGACCTCATAGCCTGAACTCGTTACAGAAACTACACAGATTAGTTCTGGTGGACACTGGCCTGTcctctttgaatgtccagttcAACAGTCTCACCAAGCTTCAAGAACTAAACGTTGGGACTAACAACATTCAGTCCATGGCTCTTCCACCGTTCATGACACATTTCAAAGACTTCTGCTTGCTGGATCTGCATGCTAATAACATTTCCATCTTAACAGTAAACGACACAAACATCCTTCGAGAGATGAGCGGAAATATCACACTGATACTCTCAAGGAACCCGATATTACACATAGACCCAGGAGCGTTTCGCAACATTCACCTCAGAGAGCTTAATATTCGTAGTGCTTTTGTTTCACCTGATGCCCAAAGGGAAGGTCTGAAAGCCCTCAGTGGTCTTAATGTTGGCAAACTCATCATTGGAAACTACCGACTGGATAAAACGACAAAGACATCTGATGCTGATCTTGACGGCCTGTGCCTGATCAATTTTGAAGAAATAGATTCTATGCATGCTGGTTGGTCGGCCTCTGAAGTGCAGTGTATTGTCAATGCAACGAAAATCATCATTGAACAAAGCGCCATAAAAGCATTGGAAAATGTTCCATTTCAACGGGTTAAAGAACTCCTCATAATTGCCAATTACATACCTGTGACACTGGAGCTCTCGCATCTACATTCTTTAGAAAGACTTGTGGCAGGTCAGACTAATATCATCCTTAGAGGTCTTAATGACCTGCCCAAACTCCAGCATGTAGATCTGAGTAAAAGCAGACTACAGCTACATAGCTCTTTCAGGGGGGCGCCCAACATTCGCAGCCTTAATCTGAGCgaaaatggacaaatgtataTAGGTAAAAACCAGTTTTCTGGGCTTAGTTCATTAGAAGTTTTGGACTTGCACCTAACATCTTTGGGTGGACTAACTACACAATTTGAGCTTTTTAAAAAGCTCCACTATTTACAATTTCTGGATatttcatattcagaaattacttTTAGAAGCACAATGAGCTTCGGTCGTCTAAGCAGTCTAAAAGTACTAAAAATGGCAGGCAACTATATCCAAGGAGATGCATTAAGTTATTTATTCGAAAATCTCACAGCTGTGGAAATACTTGACATCTCAAACTGTGATATTGACAACATAGCCTGGAAAACCTTTAACAATCTCCAAAGTTTACAGCAGTTATTGCTTAATCACAACAGACTGATGGTTTTGGATTTTGTAACCCATCCAAATTTAAAAGGCTTAAGATTATTAGAAGCACACAAAAATAATATTGCCAGCATCCCACTTAATATCCTACAAAATCTGCCATCAAATCTCTCTGTTCTTGACCTGTCCTTTAATCCGATTGACTGCTCTTGTTCACAAATAGATTTTATATCTTGGATCAGTAGCCATCAGCAAATTCTCCCCCAGTCAAACAACATTTTATGCaagtcactgtcacacaacTCGAGGCAGAGAACCATTGACTTTGACATTGAAAGCTGCATACACATCAGAAGACTCACTATTGTTCTTTCCATATGTGCTGTGGTTCTTCTAGCGCTTGCATCAGCTTTGGCCTACAGGTTCCAGTTTTACCTGCGGTACGGATGTATTCTGTTTAAAGGTTATAGGGCCCCCAGACACCACGAATTTTCCTATGACGCCTTTGTGATCTATTCCAGTAAAGATGAATGCTGGGTACTGGATGAACTGGTGGAAAATCTGGAAAATGGAATACCACCCATCCACCTGTGCCTCCACGTGCGGGACTTTGAAGCAGGCAAGGCCATCACCTCCAACATTATAGACGAGGGCATCATGGGCAGTCGTAAAAGTATTGTGGTCGTGTCTAAACACTTCATCGAGAGCTCTTGGTGTCGATTTGAGTTTGAAGTGGCCCAGTCCTGGCTAGTGACTCAAGGCAAtcccaacatcatcatcattattttggAGGACGTGGAGGAAGAGAAGACTAAGAAAGTGTTTGGGCTTCATAAGTACCTGAAAAAGAACACTTACCTGAAGTGGAGCACAAACCCCATGAGTAACATGAGGTTCTGGATTCGTCTCAGAAAGGCTCTCATGACCAGAAATTGA
- the ftr14l gene encoding tripartite motif-containing protein 16 yields the protein MSRRSSVADQGRFSSMGKSQRSDSYGRYSSPRPSSRDGQRNVLCDFCLAKKMKAVKSCLTCLTSFCETHLQAHYEYPALMKHKLVAATGQLREKICAEHDKLLEVFCRSDQMCVCVLCLMEEHKKHDIVSAAAERTEKQKQLADKLMASQQKIEEKVKKWQDLRQAVESLKHSSQNVLEENERIFTELMRALERRYVDVKEMIRAQETALMTQADRHLGRMGEEITLLRMKHNDLEKLSGSDDHIHFLQSWQSLSAPSGYEDLAKVALVQQHSFDKAKKAISELKVQLEDVSKEELSRISSAVREVQILQTLEPKTREDFLQYSCHLSLDPLTVHPNLHLSEGNTVVRMSSDPKRYPDHPERFDHWQQVLCKEGMSGGRYYWEVNWTGTEIDIAVTHKAISRKGNDNVCSFGWNDISWSLYCSDSKYSFMHNNKSTTLAVPTSSKIAVYLDHKAGTLAFYSVSDTMTLLHRVNTSFAQPLYAGFGVWGYGTTVKIL from the exons ATGTCTCGGCGCAGTAGTGTGGCTGACCAAGGCCGCTTCAGCTCCATGGGGAAGTCCCAGAGGAGCGACTCATATGGCAGATACAGCAGTCCGCGACCCAGCAGCCGGGATGGTCAGCGGAATGTACTGTGTGACTTCTGCTTGGCCAAGAAGATGAAGGCTGTGAAGTCCTGTCTAACATGTCTGACCTCGTTCTGTGAGACCCACCTGCAGGCCCACTACGAATACCCAGCACTAATGAAGCACAAGCTGGTGGCAGCAACGGGGCAGCTGAGAGAGAAGATCTGTGCCGAACATGACAAACTGCTGGAAGTCTTCTGCCGCTCGGAccagatgtgtgtttgtgtcctgTGCCTCATGGAGGAACATAAAAAACATGACATTGTCTCAGCTGCAGcagagaggacagagaagcaG AAACAGCTTGCGGATAAGCTGATGGCCTCTCAGCAGAAGAttgaagagaaagtgaagaagTGGCAGGACCTGAGGCAGGCCGTGGAGTCTCTAAAG CACTCGTCTCAGAACGTGCTAGAGGAGAATGAGAGGATCTTCACTGAGCTGATGCGAGCGCTGGAGAGGAGGTATGTGGACGTGAAGGAGATGATCAGAGCTCAGGAGACAGCTCTGATGACTCAGGCCGATAGACACCTGGGCCGAATGGGGGAAGAGATCACACTGCTGCGGATGAAACACAATGACCTGGAGAAGCTCTCAGGCTCTGACGACCACATCCATTTCTTACAG AGCTGGCAGTCTTTGTCTGCACCCTCAGGATATGAAGACTTGGCCAAAGTGGCACTGGTCCAACAGCACTCCTTTGATAAAGCAAAGAAAGCCATCTCTGAGCTTAAAGTGCAGTTAGAGGATGTCAGTAAGGAGGAACTGAGCAGGATTTCATCTGCAG TAAGAGAAGTCCAAATCCTGCAAACCCTGGAGCCAAAAACAAGGGAggactttttacagt ATTCCTGCCACCTTTCGCTGGATCCACTGACAGTTCACCCTAACCTGCACCTCTCTGAGGGGAACACAGTGGTGCGGATGAGCAGTGACCCAAAGCGGTACCCTGACCACCCTGAGCGCTTTGATCACTGGCAGCAGGTGCTGTGCAAGGAGGGCATGTCTGGCGGGCGTTACTACTGGGAGGTGAACTGGACCGGTACAGAGATTGACATCGCCGTGACCCACAAGGCCATTAGCCGGAAAGGCAATGACAATGTCTGCAGCTTCGGCTGGAACGACATATCCTGGAGCTTGTACTGCTCCGACTCCAAATACTCCTTCATGCACAACAACAAAAGCACCACTCTCGCAGTGCCCACTTCCTCCAAAATAGCAGTGTATTTAGACCACAAGGCTGGAACCCTGGCCTTTTACAGTGTGTCCGACACGATGACTCTCCTCCATAGAGTTAACACCTCGTTTGCTCAGCCCCTCTACGCTGGGTTTGGAGTCTGGGGCTATGGAACAACTGTAAAGATACTGTAA
- the LOC140554650 gene encoding uncharacterized protein, which translates to MAESETECDTPGLDTLGSECVIAHTQVGDLHYAAETEIMTQEDKRLDLEAIHGDLGAVTCVDAVTETDHDYTKSEVHHEPHYFTSADIKGNEALLGEVLLKAEMGGAAEHVVKVESDHGGELTVESENGVIIHEAHGLQCNECGEIFGSMTDLHQHFEIHKGAHPYICVHCGESFAIEASLRGHMKIHMKEKSYVPTGVDLVGKGVIDAFNLKPHQMMHSPEKPHRCSECGKSFAAAITLREHMKMHSDDKPYKCTQCRKSFVRRRHLKKHQELHAREKPFNCPQCGKGFATSSNLKQHQKTHAGDKPHRCAQCGKCFAAAATLREHQRIHSGEKPYKCNQCRKSFVRKRHLKKHQLVHQGGKPYRCSQCDKGFNHSSSLSRHHKVHLEAKMYPQPDKEFPFDTPMKRGMHTGEKPYSCNHCEKSFNHSSSLSRHQRTHSDGKTYTCAHCGKRFNHSSSLARHQRVHLDEKSSYSAIPSGKGFPHTTILKQRILQSEKPYRCSQCGKGFNHSSSLSRHHRSHIDQ; encoded by the coding sequence ATGGCTGAGTCAGAGACTGAGTGCGACACGCCAGGCCTCGACACGCTGGGGTCTGAGTGTGTCATAGCCCACACGCAAGTCGGGGACTTGCACTATGCGGCAGAGACTGAAATCATGACCCAAGAGGACAAGAGGCTTGACCTGGAAGCCATTCATGGAGATCTGGGAGCTGTGACCTGTGTGGATGCAGTAACAGAGACTGACCATGACTACACAAAATCCGAGGTGCATCATGAGCCACATTACTTCACAAGTGCAGACATAAAAGGCAACGAGGCCTTGCTTGGTGAAGTGCTGTTGAAAGCAGAGATGGGTGGAGCTGCGGAGCATGTGGTGAAGGTCGAGTCAGATCACGGAGGAGAGCTTACAGTGGAGTCAGAAAACGGGGTTATAATTCATGAAGCCCACGGTCTGCAGTGCAACGAGTGTGGGGAGATTTTCGGCAGCATGACTGATCTGCACCAACACTTTGAAATCCATAAAGGAGCCCACCCCTACATCTGTGTCCACTGTGGCGAGAGCTTTGCCATTGAAGCTAGTCTGAGAGGACATATGAAGATCCATATGAAGGAGAAAAGCTATGTCCCCACTGGTGTGGATTTAGTTGGCAAAGGAGTCATTGATGCATTCAACCTGAAACCCCACCAGATGATGCACTCCCCTGAAAAGCCGCACAGATGCTCTGAATGTGGGAAGAGCTTCGCTGCAGCAATCACACTCAGAGAGCATATGAAAATGCATTCTGATGACAAGCCCTACAAATGCACCCAGTGCAGGAAAAGTTTTGTTCGCAGACGCCATCTAAAAAAACACCAAGAGCTGCATGCTCGTGAGAAGCCTTTTAACTGTCCCCAGTGTGGTAAAGGCTTTGCCACGTCGTCTAATTTGAAACAGCACCAGAAGACCCATGCTGGTGACAAGCCACATCGGTGCGCTCAGTGTGGCAAATgttttgctgctgcagccactTTGAGAGAACATCAGCGAATTCACTCTGGTGAGAAACCTTACAAGTGTAACCAGTGCCGGAAGAGCTTTGTGAGGAAACGCCACCTGAAGAAACACCAGCTGGTTCACCAGGGCGGTAAGCCCTACCGATGCTCTCAGTGTGACAAAGGTTTTAACCACTCTTCATCCCTGTCGAGGCATCACAAGGTTCATCTAGAAGCAAAGATGTATCCACAGCCTGACAAGGAGTTCCCCTTTGATACCCCTATGAAGAGGGGAATGCACACTGGTGAAAAGCCATACAGCTGCAACCACTGTGAGAAGAGCTTCAATCACTCATCATCGCTGTCTAGGCACCAGAGAACTCATTCTGACGGAAAAACGTACACCTGTGCTCACTGTGGCAAGAGGTTTAATCATTCCTCCTCTCTTGCAAGGCACCAGCGTGTTCATTTGGATGAGAAGTCCTCCTATAGTGCTATTCCATCAGGAAAGGGATTCCCGCATACTACCATTTTGAAACAGAGAATTCTGCAGAGTGAGAAGCCGTACAGGTGTTCTCAGTGTGGAAAGGGTTTCAACCATTCTTCCTCCCTGTCTAGGCATCATAGAAGTCATATTGATCAGTGA